A window of the Nisaea acidiphila genome harbors these coding sequences:
- the ccoS gene encoding cbb3-type cytochrome oxidase assembly protein CcoS yields the protein MTALSFLIPAALLLGLVGLVAFLWALKNGQFEDLDGAAHRMLDED from the coding sequence ATGACAGCGCTTAGCTTTCTGATCCCCGCCGCCCTGCTGCTTGGCCTGGTGGGCCTCGTCGCCTTCCTCTGGGCGCTGAAGAACGGACAATTCGAGGATCTCGATGGGGCGGCACACCGGATGCTCGACGAGGACTGA
- a CDS encoding alpha/beta hydrolase family esterase, whose translation MLRIMNPIRFFPALLIAFCLAAAPGGAEACGVETPCEIPAGSYYVKPPSGWDGQSPLPAVLYFHGYKQSGRTVLRMKALMRAADEAGILVVAPNGIEGQWGVRGAPSVLRDDIAFTRAVRVDVTSKWPIDRSRLWVSGFSLGGSMAWNVACLSGDDFSGFLPVSGAFWRPHPQNCPSGPINMLHVHGRGDKVVPIEGRAIGSRWRQGNVLEGFDFWRSHDRCEADELQSTGDKGLHCREWRGCSGGKRLALCLYDGGHSAPKDWYPRAFKWMKDVSETPRG comes from the coding sequence ATGCTCCGGATTATGAACCCGATCCGATTTTTCCCCGCCTTACTGATCGCCTTTTGCCTCGCCGCCGCCCCGGGCGGCGCGGAAGCGTGCGGCGTGGAAACCCCATGCGAAATCCCAGCCGGCAGCTATTACGTCAAACCGCCCTCCGGCTGGGACGGGCAAAGCCCGCTGCCGGCCGTGCTCTATTTTCACGGCTACAAGCAGAGTGGCAGGACCGTCCTGCGAATGAAGGCTCTGATGCGGGCTGCAGATGAGGCCGGTATCCTCGTCGTCGCTCCGAACGGTATCGAAGGGCAATGGGGCGTACGGGGAGCCCCTTCCGTACTTAGGGACGATATCGCCTTCACCCGCGCTGTCAGGGTGGACGTTACGTCAAAATGGCCCATCGACCGGTCGCGCCTGTGGGTTTCCGGGTTCTCGCTCGGCGGCTCCATGGCCTGGAACGTCGCCTGCCTCAGCGGGGACGATTTTTCCGGCTTCCTTCCCGTCTCCGGCGCCTTCTGGCGTCCTCATCCACAGAACTGCCCAAGCGGCCCGATCAACATGCTTCACGTCCACGGGCGCGGCGACAAGGTGGTCCCTATAGAGGGACGCGCCATCGGAAGCCGCTGGCGGCAGGGTAACGTGCTGGAAGGCTTCGATTTCTGGCGCAGCCACGACCGGTGCGAGGCCGACGAGCTGCAAAGCACCGGCGACAAGGGCCTGCATTGCCGGGAATGGCGTGGCTGCTCCGGCGGCAAGCGTCTCGCGCTCTGCCTCTATGACGGCGGCCATTCGGCGCCGAAGGATTGGTATCCCCGGGCCTTCAAATGGATGAAAGACGTGAGCGAAACGCCGAGAGGATAA
- a CDS encoding DUF2189 domain-containing protein: protein MVSADTVHVTGNGMEPDEPWEWLAAGWRDMLAVPGISLTYGVGFTLVSLGLASTLFLLDVPHLLLPLSAGFMLMGPMLAVGLYETSRRREAGEPVSLRTALFVPVKNPTQLAYLGVILMVVHLIWIRIATLLYALFLGTRPFPGLEDSIGILFFTYDGLGLLVIGTAFGGVLAAAVFAVTAFSVPMLMVRDVDAVTAVMESVQMVRRNLWPLLVWAWLIVMLTAVGIVTCFVGLAITFPLIGHATWHAYRRAFDGVRPE, encoded by the coding sequence ATGGTATCGGCCGATACGGTCCACGTGACAGGCAATGGCATGGAGCCCGACGAGCCGTGGGAATGGCTCGCGGCCGGGTGGCGCGACATGCTCGCCGTGCCTGGAATCAGCCTGACCTACGGGGTCGGGTTTACGCTGGTCAGCCTCGGCTTGGCGAGCACGCTTTTCCTGCTGGACGTTCCGCACCTTCTGCTACCGCTCTCGGCCGGGTTCATGCTGATGGGGCCGATGCTCGCCGTCGGTCTTTACGAAACCAGCCGCCGGCGCGAGGCGGGGGAGCCTGTATCGCTCAGGACCGCCCTGTTCGTGCCGGTAAAGAATCCAACCCAGCTCGCCTATCTCGGTGTGATCCTGATGGTGGTGCATCTGATCTGGATCCGGATCGCGACGCTGCTTTATGCACTTTTCCTCGGCACGCGGCCGTTTCCGGGGCTCGAGGACTCCATCGGCATCCTGTTCTTCACCTATGACGGCCTCGGGCTGCTTGTGATCGGCACGGCCTTTGGTGGAGTGCTGGCGGCCGCGGTCTTTGCCGTGACGGCGTTTTCCGTGCCGATGCTCATGGTGCGGGACGTCGATGCGGTGACCGCCGTGATGGAGAGCGTCCAGATGGTACGGCGCAATCTCTGGCCGTTGCTCGTCTGGGCCTGGCTCATCGTCATGTTGACGGCGGTCGGGATCGTGACCTGTTTCGTCGGACTCGCAATCACTTTCCCGCTGATCGGCCATGCGACATGGCATGCCTACAGGCGCGCCTTCGACGGGGTGCGGCCGGAATAA
- a CDS encoding ABC transporter substrate-binding protein: MKSKLFAAALLATTLGAAGNAAAKDSLALGIGLEPPHLDPTAGAAAAIDEVVYANVFEGLTRIGPDGAVLPALAKSWSVSENGLTYTFKLQDGVAFHDGTGFDSADVLFSLNRAMAEDSTNAQKGLFEPIEKVEAPDATTVVITLKRPTGHFLFNLGWGDAVIVAPESAGANKSNPVGTGPFSFKRWAKGSEINLARNDAYWGTKAKLTKVSFKIMPDAAASAAALMSGDVDAIPNFGAPELLEQFRSDPRFLVMIGTTEGETILSMNHANEALSDIRVRRAISHAIDRQAIIDGAMFGSGTPIGSHFAPHHPAYIDLTGMYPHDTAKAKALLAEAGYADGLKLRLTLPPPSYARRGGEVIAAQLAAVGIETEIIPVEWAQWLKQVFKTTDYDLTIVSHTEPFDIGIYARDSYYFNYKSDRFRNVYSALTEAVDPTERNSLIGEAQKILAEDAVNGFLFELAQNGVWRTKIKGLWRNRPIQANDVTGAYWE, from the coding sequence ATGAAATCCAAGCTGTTCGCCGCCGCGCTGCTCGCCACCACGCTGGGCGCCGCAGGAAATGCCGCCGCCAAGGATAGCCTCGCTCTCGGTATTGGCCTTGAGCCGCCGCATCTGGACCCGACCGCCGGCGCCGCCGCGGCGATCGACGAGGTTGTCTATGCAAATGTGTTCGAAGGCCTGACGCGCATCGGACCTGATGGCGCGGTGCTGCCGGCACTGGCGAAGTCCTGGAGCGTTTCCGAGAACGGCCTCACCTATACCTTCAAGCTGCAGGACGGTGTCGCCTTCCATGACGGCACCGGGTTCGATTCCGCCGATGTCCTGTTCTCGCTCAATCGCGCCATGGCGGAAGACAGCACCAACGCCCAGAAAGGCCTGTTCGAACCGATCGAGAAGGTCGAGGCGCCGGACGCGACGACGGTCGTGATCACCCTGAAGCGCCCGACCGGCCATTTCCTCTTCAATCTCGGCTGGGGTGACGCTGTCATCGTGGCGCCGGAAAGCGCCGGGGCGAATAAATCCAACCCTGTCGGCACCGGCCCCTTCAGCTTCAAGCGCTGGGCGAAAGGCTCCGAGATCAATCTGGCGCGGAACGACGCCTACTGGGGCACGAAGGCAAAGCTCACAAAGGTCAGCTTCAAGATCATGCCGGACGCCGCCGCTTCGGCGGCCGCATTGATGTCAGGTGATGTCGACGCGATCCCGAATTTCGGCGCTCCGGAATTGCTGGAGCAGTTCCGTTCCGATCCGCGTTTCCTGGTCATGATCGGCACGACGGAAGGGGAAACGATCCTTTCCATGAACCATGCGAACGAAGCATTGAGCGACATTCGTGTTCGCCGCGCGATCAGCCACGCGATCGACCGCCAGGCGATTATTGACGGTGCCATGTTCGGCTCCGGTACCCCCATCGGCAGCCATTTCGCGCCGCACCACCCGGCCTATATCGACCTGACCGGCATGTATCCGCACGATACCGCCAAGGCCAAGGCACTCCTCGCCGAAGCCGGCTACGCCGACGGGCTGAAACTGCGCCTGACACTGCCGCCGCCGAGCTATGCGCGGCGTGGCGGCGAAGTGATCGCGGCCCAGCTCGCAGCCGTCGGGATCGAAACCGAGATCATCCCGGTCGAGTGGGCCCAATGGCTGAAGCAGGTCTTCAAGACGACGGATTACGACCTGACGATCGTCTCCCACACGGAACCGTTCGATATCGGGATCTATGCCCGCGACAGCTACTATTTCAACTACAAGAGCGACCGCTTCCGGAATGTCTATTCCGCTCTCACAGAGGCGGTAGATCCGACGGAGCGGAACTCCCTGATCGGCGAGGCACAGAAAATCCTCGCGGAGGACGCGGTCAACGGTTTCCTCTTCGAACTCGCTCAGAACGGCGTCTGGCGCACGAAGATCAAGGGGCTCTGGCGCAACCGGCCGATCCAGGCGAACGACGTGACAGGCGCCTACTGGGAATAA
- a CDS encoding ABC transporter permease, which translates to MLAFAVRRLTALAATLAVAALVVFMVMEVLPGDPAEVMLGLNAQPDTLAALRAQMGLDRPVPERFLVWILAFLSGDLGISYTYDVPVAELIGERMEVTLPLALMAILFSTAIALPCGVLAARFRGGFADTFIMGAAQLGVAVPNFWFAILLILLFAVTLGWTSAGGFPGFEDGILPALGALLLPAVALALPQAAILARVTRSSVVEVMGEDYIRTARAKGLSGRTVLWRHAVRNALAAPLTIMGLQFSFLLAGTVIIENVFYLPGLGRLIFQAIAQRDLIVVKDVVVLLVALVITVNFVVDLLYAWTDPRLRKAGSDV; encoded by the coding sequence ATGCTCGCATTCGCCGTTCGACGGCTGACGGCACTGGCGGCGACCCTTGCGGTTGCCGCCCTTGTCGTCTTCATGGTCATGGAAGTCCTGCCGGGCGATCCGGCGGAAGTCATGCTCGGCCTCAACGCCCAGCCCGACACGCTGGCCGCGCTCCGGGCCCAGATGGGGCTGGACCGGCCGGTGCCCGAACGCTTCCTGGTCTGGATCCTCGCCTTTCTCTCCGGCGATCTCGGTATCAGCTATACCTATGACGTCCCCGTCGCGGAGCTGATCGGCGAGCGCATGGAAGTCACCCTTCCGCTGGCGCTCATGGCCATCCTGTTCTCGACCGCAATCGCCTTGCCCTGCGGCGTGCTTGCAGCCCGTTTCCGTGGCGGTTTCGCAGACACCTTCATCATGGGCGCCGCTCAGCTCGGCGTTGCCGTTCCGAACTTCTGGTTCGCGATCCTGCTGATCCTGCTCTTCGCCGTCACGCTTGGCTGGACCAGTGCCGGCGGCTTTCCCGGTTTCGAGGACGGTATTCTGCCGGCGCTCGGCGCGCTGCTTTTGCCCGCCGTCGCGCTCGCCCTGCCGCAGGCCGCGATCCTGGCGCGCGTCACCCGCTCATCGGTCGTAGAGGTGATGGGCGAGGATTATATCCGCACCGCCCGCGCCAAGGGGCTCTCCGGTCGCACGGTGCTCTGGCGGCATGCGGTGCGAAATGCGCTCGCGGCGCCACTGACGATCATGGGGCTGCAATTCAGTTTCCTGCTCGCCGGGACCGTCATCATCGAGAACGTCTTTTACCTGCCCGGCCTCGGCCGGTTGATTTTCCAGGCCATCGCCCAACGCGACCTCATCGTCGTGAAGGACGTTGTGGTGCTTCTCGTCGCCCTCGTCATCACGGTCAACTTCGTCGTCGACCTTCTCTATGCCTGGACCGATCCGCGGCTCCGGAAAGCGGGCAGCGATGTCTGA
- a CDS encoding ABC transporter permease, translating to MSESVSIVSGPVRTPFWRRASRHPGFLLGGAISLFVLLTAALALIWTPFPVTELNIAQKLRPFSLSHPLGTDHFGRDIVSMLMVGAGNSVLVGIVAVGLGVGVGGPLGLLAAMRPGLISEAVMRASDLAFAFPALLTAVMITAIYGPGTVNSIIAIGIFNVPVFARLTRGVSLSVWQMEYVSAARAIGVPSLQIALRHMLPNIASPLIVQATIQFALAILAEAGLSYLGLGTQPPQPSWGKMLHEAQTMLYFAPTLAILPGISIAVTVLGLNLLGDGLRDLLDPKLRNASNRQSRGE from the coding sequence ATGTCTGAAAGCGTCTCGATCGTGTCAGGTCCGGTCCGCACTCCGTTCTGGCGGCGCGCATCGCGTCATCCGGGTTTCCTACTCGGCGGCGCGATCAGTCTCTTCGTCCTCCTTACGGCGGCGCTCGCCCTGATCTGGACGCCGTTCCCGGTAACCGAACTGAACATCGCCCAGAAACTCCGGCCGTTTTCCCTCTCTCATCCGCTCGGCACCGATCATTTTGGACGCGATATCGTATCCATGCTCATGGTCGGCGCCGGCAATTCCGTTCTGGTCGGGATCGTCGCCGTCGGGCTCGGGGTCGGGGTCGGCGGTCCGCTCGGACTGCTGGCCGCAATGCGACCGGGCCTCATCAGCGAAGCCGTGATGCGCGCGAGCGATCTCGCCTTTGCCTTTCCAGCCCTGCTGACCGCCGTGATGATCACCGCGATCTACGGGCCCGGTACGGTGAATTCGATCATCGCCATCGGGATCTTCAACGTCCCGGTCTTCGCCCGGCTCACCCGCGGCGTTTCCCTTTCGGTCTGGCAGATGGAATATGTGTCCGCCGCCCGCGCAATCGGCGTGCCGTCGCTGCAGATCGCGCTCCGGCACATGCTGCCCAACATCGCCAGTCCGCTGATCGTGCAGGCGACGATCCAATTCGCCCTCGCCATACTCGCGGAAGCCGGTCTCAGCTATCTCGGACTCGGTACCCAGCCGCCGCAACCAAGCTGGGGGAAAATGCTCCATGAAGCGCAGACCATGCTTTATTTCGCGCCGACCCTCGCGATTCTCCCCGGCATCAGCATCGCCGTGACCGTCCTCGGCCTCAATTTGCTCGGCGACGGTTTGCGCGATTTGCTCGATCCAAAGCTGCGCAACGCCTCAAACAGGCAGTCTCGGGGCGAATAA
- a CDS encoding class I SAM-dependent methyltransferase yields the protein MGLRSAREEIFFLSRWLRAPLKTGSVRPSGRDLTRLIARTVSRTGPDEWIVELGGGTGAVTRALLDAGIARNRLVILERDPALSAWLRRDFPGTTVIAGDAEQLGHHLARREIGPVRRIVSSLPLLSLPRTQRKAILAAILSVLGEEGSLIQYSYGPSCPVPRALRNELGLKATPVGIAWRNLPPARVWEFRKRASGSGQRSKPRCAA from the coding sequence ATGGGTCTTCGATCCGCCAGAGAGGAAATCTTCTTCCTCTCACGATGGCTTCGTGCCCCTCTGAAGACCGGTTCGGTCCGCCCCAGCGGACGCGACCTGACCCGGCTCATTGCACGCACCGTGTCACGGACCGGGCCCGACGAGTGGATAGTCGAGCTCGGCGGAGGCACCGGAGCCGTGACGCGCGCGCTCCTTGATGCCGGTATCGCCCGGAACCGCCTCGTCATCCTTGAGCGCGACCCGGCGCTTTCGGCCTGGCTGCGGCGCGATTTTCCCGGCACGACGGTCATCGCGGGCGACGCGGAGCAGTTGGGCCACCATCTTGCACGCCGCGAGATCGGACCGGTCCGCCGGATCGTCTCCAGCCTGCCCCTGCTCTCTCTTCCGCGCACGCAGCGCAAGGCAATCCTTGCCGCGATCCTTTCGGTCCTCGGTGAGGAAGGCTCCCTGATCCAGTACAGCTACGGTCCGTCCTGCCCGGTTCCACGCGCGTTGCGGAACGAACTCGGCCTGAAGGCAACGCCTGTTGGCATCGCCTGGCGCAATCTGCCGCCGGCGCGGGTCTGGGAATTCAGGAAACGGGCATCCGGTTCGGGCCAGCGCTCAAAGCCGCGCTGCGCCGCCTGA
- the hspQ gene encoding heat shock protein HspQ codes for MVNVVEAKFGIGAVVRHRMFDFRGVVFDVDPEFANTEEWYEAIPEDRRPRRDQPFYHLFAENPETYYVAYVSEQNLIDDSGNGPVNHPSISDQFTEFDDGRYVVRHHEA; via the coding sequence GTGGTCAATGTGGTCGAAGCCAAGTTTGGTATCGGCGCGGTTGTTCGGCACAGGATGTTCGACTTCCGGGGTGTCGTGTTCGATGTCGACCCGGAATTCGCCAACACCGAGGAATGGTACGAGGCCATTCCGGAGGACCGCCGTCCCCGGCGCGATCAGCCGTTCTACCACCTATTCGCGGAAAACCCGGAGACCTACTACGTCGCCTATGTCTCCGAGCAGAACCTGATTGACGACAGCGGCAATGGCCCGGTCAACCATCCGTCCATTTCAGACCAGTTCACGGAATTCGACGACGGCCGCTACGTCGTCCGTCATCACGAAGCCTGA
- a CDS encoding MFS transporter: MSVAALRDHVFGYLNDRFFYGWVILSVAGLGLFTSGPGQSHTFSVFVDPISADLGITSTTIASAYGTATLAAALCLPVAGRLVDRFGPRRMAGAIVFLLGLACLFFGAAANFVWLALGYGFLRFFGQGALMLTSANLTSRWFARKRGTAMGLMALGFGASIAVHPPLAQFLIETVGWRQAWTYLGLLTWVQMLPAIWLLVIDSPEEKGLAPDGESRPRPEAAAAVKNSKEEDIPGLTLSEALRTPTFHLIWFSMASIAMLVTALHFYQVKIFTAQGLDPAVAAWVFPITAGTMVAMMPVVGRVLDRLKTRHALALALLVQASALLMVTQVNNVPTAIFYAALFGLNNACSMTLFGYIWPRYFGRRHLGSIQGTGQMIMVVGASLGPLPIGYAFDTFGSPSLMIQGLSVYPAACALLALLIRTPAAIPVEEHLE; encoded by the coding sequence ATGTCCGTCGCGGCTTTGCGCGATCACGTTTTCGGTTATCTGAACGACCGCTTCTTCTATGGCTGGGTCATCCTCTCGGTCGCTGGTCTCGGCCTCTTCACAAGCGGCCCGGGCCAATCCCACACCTTCAGCGTGTTCGTCGACCCGATCAGCGCCGATCTCGGGATTACCAGCACGACTATCGCCTCTGCCTACGGGACGGCAACGCTGGCCGCCGCCCTCTGCCTGCCCGTTGCCGGACGCTTGGTCGACCGTTTCGGGCCGCGCCGTATGGCGGGCGCGATCGTCTTCCTGCTTGGGCTCGCCTGCCTCTTTTTCGGCGCCGCCGCGAATTTCGTCTGGCTGGCTCTCGGCTACGGTTTCCTCCGCTTTTTCGGCCAGGGTGCCTTGATGCTCACCTCCGCCAACCTGACTTCCCGCTGGTTCGCGAGGAAGCGCGGCACGGCCATGGGGCTGATGGCACTCGGTTTCGGTGCATCGATCGCCGTACATCCACCGCTTGCGCAGTTCCTGATCGAAACCGTCGGCTGGCGGCAGGCCTGGACCTATCTGGGTCTTCTGACCTGGGTCCAGATGCTTCCCGCCATTTGGCTCCTCGTGATCGACAGTCCGGAAGAAAAGGGGTTGGCTCCGGACGGTGAGAGCCGCCCGAGGCCAGAAGCCGCGGCCGCAGTAAAAAACTCCAAGGAAGAGGACATTCCGGGCCTTACACTCTCCGAGGCGCTCAGAACACCGACCTTTCACCTGATCTGGTTCAGCATGGCGTCCATCGCAATGCTGGTTACCGCGCTCCATTTCTACCAGGTGAAGATCTTCACGGCGCAGGGCCTCGATCCCGCCGTCGCAGCCTGGGTTTTCCCGATCACAGCCGGCACCATGGTCGCCATGATGCCGGTCGTCGGACGTGTGCTCGACCGCCTCAAGACCCGCCATGCGCTTGCGCTAGCCTTATTGGTCCAGGCCAGTGCCCTCCTCATGGTGACGCAGGTCAATAACGTGCCCACGGCGATTTTCTATGCCGCCCTCTTCGGGCTGAACAACGCCTGCAGCATGACCCTGTTCGGATATATCTGGCCGCGCTATTTCGGACGCCGCCATCTCGGAAGTATTCAGGGAACAGGACAGATGATTATGGTCGTCGGCGCCTCGCTCGGCCCGCTCCCGATCGGCTATGCGTTCGATACATTCGGATCGCCGAGCCTGATGATCCAAGGCCTTTCGGTCTATCCGGCAGCTTGCGCCCTTCTCGCTCTCCTCATCCGCACTCCGGCGGCCATCCCGGTCGAAGAGCATCTGGAGTAG
- a CDS encoding sensor histidine kinase produces MSDVWNSDLSFDVEGAIEGAFDVMPDPARDGIVLWSRNGRLQAYSGPVLGILGLPDGALSLGMKASDIHALQESCRDARFLNGFASELASGDLELAAPREDFRVVLDSGRVVRIDRRQRRDGGVATVVSEVPDFVPAGTAAREESDALRGIFEDCPIGVLVLCNDTNECLMANASLTRWFGSDFVEGIAGAKPCPVGDRTDDLASILIDPNFSMAMAEYEIEREALDGGTRWILLSGRPITFEGCDARIIWFRDISVRRRQAKDLQSKVAEKTRQLEEALHRADLASLAKTQFLANMSHELRTPLNSIIGFSDLLQKEMFGPIGSERYVEFVQHIHSAGAHLLELINDILDVSRIELGEMGLKEDLFDIARSVSATIAMIRPKLAEKGHHFSASLPDGPVGFVGDERQIRQILMNLLTNAVKFTDANGVIALSLTVDAAAGVVLEVSDNGIGIREGDLDRVLNPFEQATDETYSRSIEGAGLGLYLTQAIAKAHGGDLKIRSALSEGTTITVTLPAERLQPLA; encoded by the coding sequence ATGAGTGATGTGTGGAATAGCGACCTTTCCTTTGATGTGGAAGGCGCGATCGAAGGCGCGTTCGACGTCATGCCGGATCCGGCGCGGGACGGCATTGTCCTTTGGAGCCGAAATGGACGGCTGCAAGCCTATAGCGGCCCGGTTTTGGGTATCCTCGGACTGCCGGACGGCGCGCTATCGCTTGGAATGAAGGCGAGCGACATCCATGCTTTGCAGGAGTCCTGCCGCGATGCCCGTTTCCTGAACGGTTTTGCTTCTGAGCTCGCGTCGGGTGACTTGGAACTTGCCGCGCCTCGGGAGGATTTCCGCGTCGTGCTGGATTCCGGGCGTGTTGTCAGGATCGACCGGCGCCAGCGGCGGGACGGCGGAGTCGCGACAGTTGTTTCAGAGGTGCCGGATTTCGTGCCTGCTGGAACTGCGGCACGCGAAGAATCGGACGCATTGCGGGGGATCTTCGAGGATTGCCCGATCGGGGTGCTCGTCCTCTGCAATGATACGAACGAATGCCTGATGGCGAATGCGTCGCTAACGCGCTGGTTCGGCTCGGATTTCGTCGAAGGAATTGCAGGGGCGAAGCCGTGTCCGGTGGGCGACCGGACGGACGATCTCGCTTCAATTCTGATCGACCCGAATTTCAGCATGGCGATGGCCGAATACGAGATCGAGCGTGAAGCGCTGGATGGCGGAACCCGTTGGATCCTGCTGAGCGGCCGGCCGATCACTTTTGAAGGCTGCGATGCCAGGATCATCTGGTTCCGCGATATCTCGGTCCGGAGGCGCCAGGCCAAAGACCTGCAAAGCAAGGTCGCCGAGAAAACGCGGCAGCTCGAGGAAGCCCTGCACCGGGCCGATCTCGCCAGTCTCGCCAAAACCCAGTTTCTGGCCAATATGAGCCACGAACTCCGGACACCGCTAAACAGCATCATCGGCTTTTCGGATCTGTTGCAGAAGGAGATGTTCGGGCCGATCGGCAGCGAACGATATGTCGAGTTCGTTCAGCATATACATTCGGCCGGAGCGCACCTTCTGGAGCTGATTAACGATATCCTCGATGTTTCGCGTATAGAGCTGGGAGAGATGGGCCTCAAGGAGGACCTTTTTGACATCGCCCGCTCGGTCTCCGCGACGATTGCAATGATCCGGCCGAAGCTGGCCGAGAAAGGGCATCATTTCTCAGCGAGTCTTCCGGACGGTCCGGTTGGCTTCGTTGGCGACGAGCGGCAGATTCGCCAAATCCTGATGAACCTTCTCACCAATGCAGTGAAGTTCACGGATGCGAACGGAGTGATTGCGCTCAGCCTGACGGTGGATGCGGCGGCGGGAGTTGTCCTTGAAGTCTCGGATAATGGCATCGGTATTCGAGAGGGCGATCTCGACCGGGTTCTCAATCCGTTTGAACAGGCGACCGACGAGACCTACAGCCGGTCTATCGAAGGGGCCGGGCTCGGCTTGTATCTCACGCAGGCAATCGCCAAGGCGCATGGTGGCGACCTGAAGATCAGGAGTGCCCTCAGCGAAGGCACGACCATCACAGTGACGTTGCCGGCTGAGCGGCTTCAGCCCCTCGCATAA
- a CDS encoding ATP-binding response regulator: MEDFEKHLAQLHQEFLDHSNDRVAHLDDMLDAASAKGELEPGAQIELARIVHSLKGSGTTYGYPNLTIIAHRLEDYLAASDGSESLSLKDIRIFVDRIGDVIDGRISQDGPIDTIVRSLPMRSRFDVSDVTITEIEVDLIMEPGAQARLVTKELEACGYRVTHVQSSIQAIGYVYQTRPDCVFVSANMPGLDGVDFVRALKAMRATEEIPCALLTAFSRDNQLLQGLPESVPVIRKGKYFGDDLADALQKLGLL; the protein is encoded by the coding sequence ATGGAAGATTTCGAGAAACATCTAGCGCAGTTGCATCAGGAATTCCTGGATCACTCGAACGATCGGGTCGCGCACTTGGACGACATGCTGGACGCGGCATCCGCGAAAGGTGAGCTTGAGCCTGGAGCTCAGATCGAGCTGGCTCGTATCGTCCATTCCCTGAAAGGTTCGGGAACGACCTACGGCTATCCCAACCTCACGATCATCGCTCATCGCCTGGAAGATTATCTCGCGGCCTCAGACGGCTCCGAGTCGCTGTCGCTGAAAGATATCCGGATCTTCGTTGATCGGATCGGCGACGTGATCGACGGACGGATATCTCAGGATGGGCCGATCGACACTATTGTGCGTTCGCTCCCGATGCGCTCCCGTTTCGATGTTTCCGATGTGACGATTACGGAGATCGAGGTCGACCTGATCATGGAGCCGGGAGCTCAGGCACGCCTGGTGACCAAGGAGCTTGAAGCCTGCGGCTATCGTGTCACCCACGTTCAGTCTTCGATCCAGGCTATCGGTTATGTCTATCAGACGCGTCCTGATTGCGTCTTCGTGTCCGCGAACATGCCGGGGCTCGACGGTGTCGACTTCGTTCGTGCGCTGAAAGCGATGCGGGCGACAGAGGAAATTCCCTGCGCGCTGCTGACGGCGTTTTCGCGCGACAACCAGCTTCTGCAGGGGTTGCCGGAGTCGGTTCCGGTTATCCGCAAAGGAAAGTATTTTGGTGACGACCTTGCCGATGCATTGCAAAAGCTCGGTCTGCTCTAG
- a CDS encoding response regulator produces the protein MHKILHVDDEKDIRSIAKLSLQSIGGFEVTSCESGREALGCLEAVSPDCILLDVMMPDLDGPATLLELRRRQDTVDIPVIFMTAETDAREVERLIELGAIGVIAKPFNPMQLSEEIKRVWTDWKSGTA, from the coding sequence ATGCATAAGATCCTGCATGTCGATGACGAGAAAGATATCAGGTCGATCGCCAAACTCTCGCTGCAATCGATCGGCGGCTTTGAGGTGACGTCCTGTGAATCGGGCCGGGAAGCGCTCGGCTGCCTGGAGGCCGTCTCGCCCGACTGCATCCTGCTCGATGTGATGATGCCTGATCTGGACGGCCCAGCCACGCTCCTGGAACTCAGGCGGCGCCAGGACACCGTCGATATTCCCGTGATCTTCATGACTGCGGAGACGGACGCGAGAGAGGTCGAGCGGCTGATCGAGTTGGGAGCAATCGGCGTCATTGCAAAACCGTTCAATCCCATGCAGCTCAGCGAAGAAATAAAGCGCGTCTGGACTGACTGGAAGAGCGGAACCGCTTAA
- a CDS encoding Hpt domain-containing protein, which translates to MSETSMKEAFLRLREEFLQICRGRVDAIREQERVLRSGASATDKSSALETIRRETHTISGSSGTYGYADLSNSARSVELACGSHLAEPDGQPDDILERLAKLYADADKMFADPDIGTIPF; encoded by the coding sequence TTGTCCGAGACCAGTATGAAAGAAGCATTTCTTCGCTTGCGCGAGGAGTTCCTGCAAATCTGCCGCGGGCGGGTTGACGCGATTCGAGAGCAGGAACGGGTCCTCCGCTCCGGAGCCAGCGCGACAGACAAGAGTTCGGCATTGGAGACCATACGCCGGGAAACGCATACGATTTCGGGCAGTTCGGGTACTTACGGCTATGCGGATCTATCCAACAGCGCGCGGAGCGTCGAACTTGCGTGCGGGAGTCATTTGGCGGAACCGGACGGGCAACCGGATGACATCCTTGAGCGACTTGCCAAGCTCTATGCCGATGCCGACAAAATGTTTGCGGACCCTGACATAGGGACCATCCCGTTCTGA